The following DNA comes from Ornithinimicrobium avium.
GTTCGAGGACCCGACGAAGTTCGTGGGCGAGGTCTACGACGAGGCGAGGGCGAGGGCCCTGGCGCAGAAGCACGGGTGGACGGTGAAGGCGGACGGCCACGCGTGGCGCCGCGTGGTGCCCTCGCCGCGCCCGCAGGAGATCGTCGAGACCGACCTCATCGCCCAGCTGCTGGAGCGTCGGGTGATCGTCGTGTGCGCCGGGGGCGGCGGCGTGCCGGTGGTGCGCACCGACGACGGCCAGCTCCGTGGCGTCGAGGCCGTCATCGACAAGGACCTGTCCGCGGCGCTCCTCGCGCAGCGGCTGGGCGCCGACCGCCTGGTGGTGCTCACCGACGTGCCCGCGGTGATCGAGGGCTTCGGGACTGCCGGGGCGCGGGAGATCCGGCGCACGACGCCGGAGCGGCTGCGCCGGCTGGACCTGCCGGCGGGGTCGATGGGCCCCAAGGTGGACGCGGTATGCCGTTTCGTCGAGCAGGGCGGCGACGTCGCCGCCGCGATCGGCAACCTGGAGGAGGCCGAGGAGCTCGTGGACGGCTCTGCGGGGACCTACGTCACCGCGACCGGCTGAGTCCGCCCCTCAGCCTCGATCCGCCGATGTGATTGGTGACCAAGCCGGGTCGTAACGCACGAATGCCCCTGTGACCTGGGACGATGGGACTTGCGACAGTTCCGATCGACCAGGTAACAGGAGCACCCGATAGTGCGAGTCTG
Coding sequences within:
- a CDS encoding carbamate kinase, whose amino-acid sequence is MRIVVALGGNALLQRGQVPDAAAQVANIRRATGALARLADEHELVITHGNGPQVGVLVMETASDARLSQPYPFDALGAMTQGLIGYWLVQAMGNERPDRQVAGLLNQTLVDADDPAFEDPTKFVGEVYDEARARALAQKHGWTVKADGHAWRRVVPSPRPQEIVETDLIAQLLERRVIVVCAGGGGVPVVRTDDGQLRGVEAVIDKDLSAALLAQRLGADRLVVLTDVPAVIEGFGTAGAREIRRTTPERLRRLDLPAGSMGPKVDAVCRFVEQGGDVAAAIGNLEEAEELVDGSAGTYVTATG